One stretch of Deltaproteobacteria bacterium DNA includes these proteins:
- a CDS encoding VWA domain-containing protein, whose translation MSVRIDAPAVLLLLGLLPLLFARKRGVRTGWAPLLAALTRAAAAAAAIASLAGAHLERPRPEAGTCLVAAIDVSASVQDAAVARAREVLDAVIGRLGPEDMLGSLAFAARARVVAHPRHDVRDVATLLPAPASDLTGFESGDTDLAAAFTLASALCPAGKERALLLFSDGNETSGSLAAEAARAGTRVPVYAFAPNGAALPSAVIRRVLAPSFAPERSVLPLELVVESRAPVPMSAELRLLANGELLTRERARLAPGLNVIGMPYRLRGVGQYALEAELALASDGAALPGRRRAAIAVTEPLRVLVVSERPSPIVATALAERGMHVELASPRALAERIDGLARQHLVIFDDVARADLSDATLEALAAWVARGGGLIATGGEHLFGDAAYTGSAFERVLPVAVRAQTASPQEREPIAIYLVIDRSNSMGYASHQPALHNGEKMAYAKRAALAVLDQLGERDLVATIAFDSQPYELGPLLPAGESRAALAARIQQIQYGGGTDFKEALEIARRNLIASGRPVRHIILLTDGDSNRSAEDHAAVIAALARAEITVTSIRIGSDTVNLDLLDAISRATGGSFHHVEDAQQLPQLMIRDAQRLMGRSTERRETPARAAEGGAILAGIPERDVPPVARWAVVEAKRGAEVRLFVEDGQARDPLLATWQYELGRVAVVPLDFQGGASAWPAWRGFAKLWTQLAEWTAARGLADDHHVEATRRRDGTRIALDTVADDAGPFTLRLDDAEDVVLRQVGPRSFAATVPNLRPGVHPAALARAGSRSPERFDLLVPASADTDRELRTVATNAALLSAVAAATGGAVDPEPARVFAARPGVRHETLPLDGVLAPLALALVLADVAIRRLMLL comes from the coding sequence TTGAGCGTCCGCATCGACGCGCCCGCGGTCCTGCTGCTGCTCGGGCTCCTTCCCCTGCTCTTCGCGCGCAAGCGCGGCGTCCGCACGGGGTGGGCACCGCTTCTCGCAGCGCTGACGCGCGCCGCGGCCGCGGCGGCGGCGATCGCGAGCCTCGCGGGCGCGCACCTCGAGCGCCCGCGACCCGAGGCGGGCACGTGCCTCGTCGCCGCGATCGACGTATCGGCGAGCGTGCAGGACGCCGCCGTCGCGCGGGCGCGCGAAGTCCTCGACGCCGTCATCGGCCGGCTCGGACCCGAGGACATGCTCGGCTCCCTGGCGTTCGCCGCGCGAGCGCGGGTGGTCGCCCATCCGCGGCACGACGTACGCGACGTCGCCACGCTCCTGCCGGCGCCGGCCAGCGACCTGACCGGCTTCGAAAGCGGGGACACCGACCTCGCCGCCGCCTTCACCCTGGCGAGCGCGCTCTGTCCGGCCGGGAAGGAGCGCGCGCTCCTCCTCTTCTCCGACGGCAACGAGACGAGCGGCAGCCTCGCCGCCGAGGCCGCGCGCGCCGGAACCCGCGTTCCCGTCTACGCCTTCGCGCCGAACGGCGCGGCGCTGCCGTCGGCGGTGATCCGGCGCGTGCTCGCGCCGAGCTTCGCGCCCGAGCGCTCGGTGCTGCCGCTCGAGCTCGTCGTCGAGAGCCGCGCGCCCGTGCCGATGTCCGCCGAGCTGCGCCTGCTCGCCAACGGCGAGCTCCTCACGCGAGAGCGGGCGCGTCTGGCGCCGGGACTCAACGTGATCGGCATGCCGTATCGCCTGCGCGGCGTCGGACAGTACGCGCTCGAGGCGGAGCTCGCGCTCGCGAGCGACGGCGCGGCGCTTCCCGGACGAAGGCGCGCGGCGATCGCCGTCACCGAGCCGCTGCGCGTGCTCGTCGTGAGCGAGCGCCCGTCGCCGATCGTCGCGACGGCGCTCGCCGAGCGCGGCATGCACGTCGAGCTGGCGTCGCCGCGCGCGCTCGCCGAGCGCATCGACGGGCTCGCGCGCCAGCACCTCGTGATCTTCGACGACGTGGCGCGCGCCGACCTGAGCGACGCGACCCTGGAAGCGCTCGCCGCCTGGGTCGCGCGGGGCGGCGGCCTCATCGCGACGGGCGGCGAGCATCTCTTCGGCGACGCCGCGTACACCGGGAGCGCGTTCGAGCGCGTGCTGCCGGTCGCGGTGCGGGCGCAGACGGCGTCGCCGCAGGAGCGCGAGCCCATCGCGATCTACCTGGTCATCGACCGATCCAACAGCATGGGCTACGCGAGCCATCAACCCGCGCTGCACAACGGCGAGAAGATGGCGTACGCCAAGCGCGCCGCGCTCGCCGTGCTCGACCAGCTCGGCGAGCGCGACCTCGTCGCGACCATCGCCTTCGACTCGCAGCCGTACGAGCTCGGCCCGCTCCTACCCGCGGGCGAGAGCCGCGCCGCGCTCGCCGCGCGGATCCAGCAGATCCAGTACGGCGGCGGCACCGATTTCAAGGAAGCGCTCGAGATCGCGCGCCGGAACCTGATCGCCTCGGGACGCCCGGTCCGCCACATCATCCTGCTCACCGACGGCGACAGCAATCGCTCGGCGGAGGACCACGCGGCCGTGATCGCGGCGCTCGCGCGCGCCGAAATCACCGTGACGAGCATCCGCATCGGAAGCGACACCGTCAACCTCGACCTGCTCGACGCGATCTCGCGGGCGACCGGCGGCAGCTTCCACCACGTCGAGGACGCGCAGCAGTTGCCGCAGCTCATGATCCGCGACGCGCAGCGCCTGATGGGCCGCTCGACCGAGCGCCGCGAGACGCCCGCCCGCGCCGCGGAGGGCGGCGCCATCCTCGCGGGCATCCCCGAGCGGGACGTGCCGCCGGTCGCGCGCTGGGCCGTCGTGGAGGCCAAGCGCGGCGCGGAGGTGCGCCTCTTCGTCGAAGACGGCCAGGCGCGCGACCCGTTGCTCGCCACCTGGCAGTACGAGCTCGGCCGCGTCGCCGTCGTGCCGCTCGACTTCCAGGGCGGAGCATCCGCGTGGCCCGCGTGGCGCGGCTTCGCGAAGCTCTGGACCCAGCTCGCCGAATGGACGGCGGCGCGCGGACTCGCGGATGACCACCACGTCGAGGCGACGCGGCGCCGGGACGGAACCCGCATCGCGCTCGACACGGTGGCGGACGACGCGGGCCCCTTCACGCTCCGCCTCGACGATGCCGAAGACGTCGTGCTACGGCAGGTCGGACCGCGGAGCTTCGCCGCGACCGTTCCGAACCTCCGTCCGGGAGTCCATCCCGCGGCGCTCGCGCGCGCCGGGTCGCGAAGCCCGGAACGCTTCGACCTGCTCGTACCCGCGAGCGCCGACACGGACCGCGAGTTGCGCACCGTCGCAACCAACGCGGCGCTGTTGAGCGCAGTCGCCGCGGCGACCGGCGGCGCCGTCGATCCCGAACCGGCGCGCGTCTTCGCGGCCCGTCCCGGCGTGCGGCACGAGACCCTGCCCCTCGATGGGGTACTGGCGCCGCTCGCGCTCGCGCTGGTGCTCGCCGACGTCGCGATCCGGCGGCTGATGCTGCTTTGA
- a CDS encoding isoprenylcysteine carboxylmethyltransferase family protein: protein MPFVALVGYAVFLLLAFGLRAVIHWRRTGSTGWVGLSGRPLSLEWWAGVLFGGAVLGSGLAPVGQLAGVVQAWAAIDGGIARGLGLVCSALGITGTLWAQLAMGASWRIGVDQTARTRLVSGGPFRFVRNPIFTWMTFASAGLALLAPNALALAAFAALVLALELQVRGVEEPYLLRVHGDHYRRYAAATGRFLPGIGRLT, encoded by the coding sequence ATGCCGTTCGTCGCGCTCGTCGGATACGCCGTCTTTCTCCTCCTCGCCTTCGGCCTCCGCGCCGTCATCCACTGGCGCCGGACCGGCTCGACGGGCTGGGTCGGGCTCTCCGGTCGTCCGCTCTCGCTCGAATGGTGGGCCGGCGTGCTGTTCGGCGGCGCCGTGCTCGGCAGCGGTCTCGCTCCGGTGGGGCAGCTCGCGGGCGTCGTACAGGCGTGGGCCGCGATCGACGGCGGGATCGCCCGCGGCCTCGGGCTCGTCTGCAGCGCGCTCGGCATCACCGGTACCCTCTGGGCGCAGCTCGCGATGGGCGCGTCGTGGCGCATCGGCGTCGACCAGACGGCGCGAACGAGGCTCGTGTCCGGTGGTCCGTTCCGCTTCGTGCGCAACCCGATCTTCACGTGGATGACATTCGCGAGCGCGGGTCTCGCGCTCCTCGCTCCGAACGCGCTCGCGCTCGCGGCGTTCGCGGCGCTCGTCCTGGCGCTCGAACTCCAGGTGCGCGGGGTCGAGGAGCCGTACCTCCTGCGCGTCCACGGCGACCACTATCGGCGCTACGCCGCCGCGACCGGCCGTTTCCTGCCCGGCATCGGGCGGTTGACGTGA
- a CDS encoding 4Fe-4S dicluster domain-containing protein: MAYIITRLCRDCVDTACVTVCPVDCIYEYKGADHATFPNQLYIHPDECIDCGACEPECPWQAIFEEAAVPAIFADDTQLNYKMMEAKDDFAVSPTEKKEHPTAVEIEANKRKWGLDT; encoded by the coding sequence ATGGCTTACATCATCACGCGCCTCTGCCGCGACTGCGTGGACACCGCGTGCGTCACCGTCTGCCCCGTCGACTGCATCTACGAGTACAAGGGCGCGGATCACGCGACGTTTCCGAACCAGCTCTACATCCATCCCGACGAGTGCATCGACTGCGGCGCGTGCGAGCCGGAGTGTCCGTGGCAGGCCATCTTCGAGGAGGCGGCGGTACCGGCGATCTTCGCCGACGACACGCAGCTCAACTACAAGATGATGGAGGCCAAGGACGACTTCGCGGTGAGTCCCACCGAGAAGAAGGAACATCCGACGGCGGTCGAGATCGAGGCGAACAAGCGCAAGTGGGGCCTCGACACGTAG
- a CDS encoding crotonase/enoyl-CoA hydratase family protein, with protein MSAIRTETADGVRSIVFARPSEYNTITPAFRDELAAAIDDADADRAVRVILLRAEGPAFCAGYGLDWSTVAQATEEERERRWDSVSDLRMMGRFVEVYMKLWYAAKPTIAAVQGWCIGGGTDMVLCADIVIAGEGATFGYPPARVWGTPTTAMWVYRMGLEKAKRYLLTGDEIPAAEAARIGLILEAVPDAELQTHAMAFARRMARLPANQLVMLKLLCNQTAENMGLTSSRTLGTLFDGIARHTQEGLAFVSRAQEVGFRSAVRERDDPFGDYGSGPRSRAHKPRTPKP; from the coding sequence ATGAGCGCCATCCGGACCGAGACCGCGGACGGGGTCCGCTCGATCGTCTTCGCTCGTCCCAGCGAGTACAACACCATCACGCCGGCGTTCCGCGACGAGCTCGCGGCGGCCATCGACGACGCCGACGCGGACCGCGCCGTGCGGGTGATCCTGCTGCGCGCCGAGGGGCCCGCCTTCTGCGCCGGCTACGGCCTCGACTGGTCGACGGTCGCGCAAGCGACCGAGGAGGAGCGCGAGCGGCGCTGGGACTCCGTGAGCGACCTCCGCATGATGGGCCGCTTCGTCGAGGTCTACATGAAGCTCTGGTACGCGGCGAAGCCGACGATCGCCGCCGTTCAGGGATGGTGCATCGGCGGGGGCACCGACATGGTGCTGTGCGCCGACATCGTGATCGCGGGCGAGGGCGCGACGTTCGGGTACCCGCCGGCGCGGGTGTGGGGCACGCCGACGACGGCGATGTGGGTCTACCGGATGGGCCTCGAGAAGGCGAAACGCTACCTGCTCACGGGCGACGAGATCCCGGCGGCGGAGGCGGCGCGCATCGGCCTCATCCTCGAAGCCGTTCCCGACGCCGAGCTCCAGACCCATGCGATGGCGTTCGCGCGCCGCATGGCCCGGCTCCCGGCCAATCAGCTCGTGATGCTGAAGCTCCTCTGCAATCAGACCGCGGAGAACATGGGGCTCACCTCGAGCCGTACGCTCGGCACGCTCTTCGACGGGATCGCCCGCCACACGCAGGAGGGGCTCGCCTTCGTGAGCCGCGCGCAGGAAGTCGGATTCCGCTCGGCCGTTCGCGAGCGCGACGACCCCTTCGGGGACTACGGCTCCGGACCCCGCTCGCGGGCGCACAAGCCCCGTACGCCGAAGCCGTAG
- a CDS encoding LOG family protein: MQPVPTPSTQVQEIVAQVLAEAGPLGTPQQERYLREILTTVVRLMRDNASTGDLKIINTALKEMRQAFKVFAPYRHIRKVSAFGSARTKDTSAAYRQAKEFAERICREGFMVLTGAGGGIMRACQEGSGRERSFGVNIRLPWEQGANEFIARDPKLITFKYFFTRKLMFIKEADAIVLFAGGFGTHDEGFESLTLVQTGKSRPLPIVFLDAPRATSWKTWKRYVDDHLLRPGLISAEDLHLFKVTDDIDEAVAEIRSFYRVYHSSRYVGDRFVIRLNAALPLALVDRLNAEFRDVLQEGAFEVAEALPEERGEPEITHLPRLVFRFNRMRFGRLRAMIDFINRAGPEPTVLAPPQHTAEGGLV; encoded by the coding sequence ATGCAACCAGTCCCCACGCCCTCGACCCAAGTCCAGGAGATCGTCGCCCAGGTCCTCGCCGAGGCCGGTCCCCTCGGCACGCCGCAACAGGAACGGTACCTGCGGGAGATCCTGACGACCGTCGTCCGATTGATGCGCGACAACGCCTCGACCGGCGACCTCAAGATCATCAACACCGCCCTCAAGGAGATGCGCCAGGCCTTCAAGGTGTTCGCGCCGTACCGGCACATCCGGAAGGTCAGCGCGTTCGGGTCGGCGCGCACCAAGGACACCTCGGCGGCCTACCGGCAGGCCAAGGAGTTCGCGGAGCGCATCTGCCGCGAAGGGTTCATGGTGCTGACCGGGGCCGGGGGCGGCATCATGCGCGCCTGCCAGGAAGGCTCGGGGCGCGAGCGCAGCTTCGGGGTCAACATCCGGCTGCCGTGGGAGCAGGGCGCGAACGAGTTCATCGCCCGTGACCCGAAGCTCATCACCTTCAAGTATTTCTTCACCCGCAAGCTCATGTTCATCAAGGAAGCCGACGCGATCGTCCTCTTCGCCGGCGGCTTCGGCACCCACGACGAGGGCTTCGAGTCGCTCACCCTCGTGCAGACGGGCAAGTCACGGCCGCTGCCGATCGTCTTCCTCGACGCCCCCCGTGCGACCTCCTGGAAGACGTGGAAGCGGTACGTCGACGACCACCTGCTCCGGCCGGGGCTCATCTCCGCCGAGGATCTTCACCTCTTCAAGGTGACCGACGACATCGACGAAGCCGTCGCCGAGATCCGGTCCTTCTATCGCGTGTACCACTCGTCGCGATACGTCGGGGATCGCTTCGTGATCCGGCTGAACGCGGCGCTTCCGCTCGCCCTGGTCGACCGGCTGAACGCGGAGTTCCGGGACGTCTTGCAGGAGGGGGCCTTCGAGGTCGCCGAGGCGTTGCCCGAGGAGCGCGGCGAGCCCGAGATCACGCATCTCCCCCGGCTGGTGTTCCGCTTCAATCGCATGCGGTTTGGCCGGTTGCGGGCGATGATCGACTTCATCAATCGAGCCGGGCCCGAGCCGACGGTGCTCGCCCCGCCGCAACACACGGCCGAAGGCGGATTGGTGTGA
- a CDS encoding dephospho-CoA kinase, with protein MIIGLTGGIGSGKSVVGRMLAELGAHVIDTDKVGHRVYAPGSEGFARIVEAFGRSIVAPDGTIDRKKLGGIVFADAERRAALNAIVHPLIFGEIMREIAERRNAGFTGPIVLEAPILVEAKGTGLVDQIWVVAAPPDAVRARLAADRSMSRAEIGARVAAQLDDAERRRHADVVIENDGDLASLRTVVAAAWRTLLA; from the coding sequence GTGATCATCGGGCTCACCGGCGGCATCGGATCGGGCAAGAGCGTCGTTGGCCGCATGCTGGCGGAGCTCGGCGCCCACGTCATCGATACCGACAAGGTCGGCCATCGCGTCTACGCGCCCGGCAGCGAGGGATTCGCGCGCATCGTCGAGGCATTCGGTCGTTCGATCGTCGCCCCGGACGGCACGATCGACCGCAAGAAGCTCGGAGGGATCGTCTTCGCCGATGCGGAGCGGCGGGCGGCGCTGAATGCGATCGTACACCCGCTCATCTTCGGCGAGATCATGCGCGAGATCGCCGAGCGCCGGAACGCGGGCTTCACGGGCCCCATCGTGCTCGAGGCGCCGATCCTGGTCGAGGCGAAGGGGACCGGACTCGTCGATCAGATCTGGGTGGTGGCCGCCCCGCCCGACGCCGTGCGCGCCCGTCTCGCGGCCGATCGCTCCATGAGCCGCGCCGAGATCGGCGCGCGCGTCGCGGCCCAGCTCGACGACGCCGAACGGCGCCGCCACGCCGACGTCGTCATCGAGAACGACGGCGATCTGGCGAGCCTGCGCACGGTCGTCGCGGCGGCCTGGAGGACGCTCCTTGCCTGA
- a CDS encoding alpha/beta fold hydrolase: MTAEVVPVDERVEGDVRVRRVRYAGAGGIRVPAILWQPANATASAPAVVLQHGANTSKEDYYIQAPARRWAKHGWTVFAIDLAEHGERATATPGDPLVRRRLIGKPAFVEQSVGDLAAGIDVLTAAPGVDAARIGYVGFSLGGMLGTVFAAREPRIAAAAIVIAGSFAHTRYWERGATEEDRRRRLAAAEATDPAFFAAAIAPRPFLMVNTLDDPVFPRDAVETLFAAAREPKELRWRPGTHHQWGAGIYREVFDFLRATFEPPSA, encoded by the coding sequence ATGACGGCCGAGGTCGTGCCCGTCGACGAGCGCGTCGAAGGCGACGTGCGGGTACGGCGCGTCCGCTACGCGGGCGCGGGCGGGATACGGGTCCCGGCGATCCTGTGGCAGCCGGCGAACGCGACGGCGTCCGCGCCCGCCGTCGTCCTCCAGCACGGAGCCAACACCAGCAAGGAAGACTACTACATCCAGGCGCCGGCCCGACGCTGGGCGAAACACGGATGGACGGTATTCGCGATCGACCTCGCCGAGCACGGTGAGCGCGCCACGGCGACGCCGGGCGATCCGCTGGTGCGCCGGAGGTTGATCGGCAAGCCTGCCTTCGTCGAGCAGAGCGTCGGCGACCTCGCCGCGGGCATCGACGTGCTGACGGCGGCCCCGGGCGTCGACGCCGCGCGCATCGGCTACGTCGGCTTCAGTCTCGGTGGCATGCTCGGCACGGTCTTCGCGGCCCGCGAGCCGCGGATCGCGGCGGCGGCGATCGTGATCGCCGGGAGCTTCGCGCACACGCGCTACTGGGAGCGCGGCGCCACCGAGGAGGATCGGCGACGCCGGCTGGCCGCCGCGGAAGCGACCGACCCCGCCTTCTTCGCCGCCGCGATCGCGCCCCGTCCGTTCCTCATGGTGAACACGCTCGACGACCCGGTCTTCCCGCGCGACGCCGTCGAGACGCTCTTCGCGGCGGCCCGCGAGCCGAAAGAGCTGCGCTGGCGGCCCGGCACCCACCATCAATGGGGCGCGGGAATCTACCGCGAGGTGTTCGACTTCCTGCGGGCGACATTCGAGCCGCCGAGCGCCTGA
- a CDS encoding HAD-IB family hydrolase has translation MALHAELTREIDDGPPGPQVAAFFDLDRTLLAGFSAAHFIREDLLAGRMGVKHFAQTMLAATLFQLRQIGFSGFVASTMERLRGVDEAELASHAEHMFIEHLAADVYPEGRALVQAHRRRGHTIAVVSSATRYQIDPLARDFGIEHVLCTQLEVQDGKLTGRVVEPACYGPGKASAALEFAAARGIDLGASYFYTDSDEDLPLLEIVGNPRPTNPSNRLAEIAAKRGWPVNRFTSRGTPGPLEVVRTSLAVGALFPSLMLGVPAAVLGWSWRRAINIAITTWGELGTALAGVDVSVVGEEHLWSHRPAVFIFNHQSGIDMLVLCRLLRRDIIAVAKQEVRRNPIFGPVFAAVGTVFIDRFNHDKAVAALKPAVESIRRGLSLVLAPEGTRSATGHLGRFKKGAFHMAMAAGVPIVPIVLRNTLDALPKHGIIVRPATIEVVVHPPVPTTGWKVEDVDRHIEEIRNLYVETLGE, from the coding sequence ATGGCGCTGCACGCCGAGCTCACGCGCGAGATCGACGACGGGCCCCCGGGACCGCAGGTCGCGGCGTTCTTCGATCTCGATCGCACGCTGCTCGCGGGCTTCTCGGCGGCGCATTTCATCCGCGAGGACCTGCTCGCCGGCCGCATGGGCGTCAAGCACTTCGCGCAAACGATGCTCGCGGCGACGCTCTTTCAGCTGCGGCAGATCGGGTTCTCCGGCTTCGTGGCGAGCACCATGGAGCGTCTCCGCGGCGTGGACGAGGCCGAGCTCGCCTCGCACGCGGAGCACATGTTCATCGAGCATCTCGCGGCCGACGTGTATCCGGAGGGGCGGGCGCTCGTGCAGGCGCACCGCCGCCGGGGCCACACGATCGCGGTCGTCTCGTCGGCGACGCGCTACCAGATCGATCCGCTCGCCCGCGACTTCGGCATCGAGCACGTGCTCTGCACGCAGCTCGAGGTGCAGGACGGCAAGCTCACCGGGCGCGTCGTCGAGCCGGCGTGCTACGGCCCGGGGAAGGCCTCGGCGGCCCTCGAGTTCGCCGCGGCCCGCGGCATCGACCTCGGCGCGAGCTACTTCTACACCGACAGCGACGAGGACCTTCCCCTGCTCGAGATCGTCGGAAATCCGCGGCCGACGAACCCCTCGAACCGGCTCGCCGAGATTGCCGCCAAGCGCGGCTGGCCGGTGAACCGCTTCACGAGCCGCGGCACGCCGGGACCGCTCGAGGTGGTGCGCACCTCGCTCGCGGTCGGCGCGCTGTTTCCGTCGCTCATGCTGGGAGTGCCGGCCGCGGTGCTCGGCTGGAGCTGGCGGCGTGCCATCAACATCGCGATCACGACGTGGGGTGAGCTCGGAACGGCGCTGGCCGGCGTCGACGTCTCGGTCGTCGGCGAGGAGCATCTCTGGTCGCATCGCCCGGCCGTCTTCATCTTCAACCACCAGAGCGGCATCGACATGCTGGTGCTCTGCCGGTTGCTCCGCCGCGACATCATCGCCGTCGCGAAGCAGGAGGTGCGACGGAACCCCATCTTCGGACCGGTGTTCGCCGCGGTGGGGACGGTGTTCATCGACCGCTTCAACCATGACAAGGCCGTCGCCGCGCTGAAGCCCGCCGTCGAGTCGATCCGCCGGGGGCTCTCGCTGGTTCTCGCGCCGGAGGGGACCCGCAGCGCCACCGGACACCTCGGTCGATTCAAGAAGGGCGCGTTCCACATGGCGATGGCGGCCGGCGTGCCGATCGTGCCGATCGTGCTCCGCAATACGCTCGACGCGTTGCCGAAGCACGGGATCATCGTACGGCCGGCGACGATCGAGGTCGTGGTGCACCCGCCGGTGCCCACGACCGGCTGGAAGGTCGAGGACGTCGACCGCCACATCGAGGAGATCCGGAACCTCTACGTCGAGACGCTCGGGGAGTGA
- a CDS encoding class I SAM-dependent methyltransferase, producing MARAVVGAPDRSAADRALDAGRRPEQLLAFIGARSGMRVAEIGAGFGYTAELLARAVAPTGVVYGQNNAFIRERFAEAPWTARLAKPVMKNVVRVDREFDDPLPPDAGNLDAVVNVLLYHDTVWMKTNRAKMNHAIYGALRPGGVYVVVDHSGRPGTGVTETESLHRIEERVVRQEIEAAGFRLVAAADFLRNPADVRDWNASPRKAGDRRGTSDRFVLKFAKPI from the coding sequence ATGGCACGGGCCGTGGTCGGCGCGCCGGACCGCTCCGCCGCCGATCGCGCCCTCGATGCGGGCCGCCGTCCCGAGCAGTTGCTCGCGTTCATCGGCGCCCGGTCCGGCATGCGGGTCGCCGAGATCGGCGCGGGATTCGGCTATACGGCCGAGCTGCTCGCCCGTGCGGTCGCGCCGACCGGCGTCGTCTACGGCCAGAACAACGCGTTCATCCGCGAGCGTTTCGCCGAGGCGCCCTGGACCGCGCGTCTCGCGAAGCCGGTCATGAAGAACGTGGTGCGAGTCGACCGCGAGTTCGACGACCCGCTGCCTCCGGACGCCGGGAATCTCGACGCGGTGGTCAACGTGCTCCTCTATCACGATACCGTGTGGATGAAGACGAACCGCGCGAAGATGAATCACGCGATCTACGGGGCGCTCAGACCGGGCGGCGTCTACGTGGTCGTCGACCACTCCGGACGCCCGGGCACGGGCGTCACGGAGACCGAGTCCCTACACCGTATCGAAGAGCGGGTCGTCCGGCAGGAGATCGAAGCCGCCGGCTTCCGCCTCGTGGCCGCCGCCGACTTCCTGCGCAACCCTGCCGACGTTCGCGACTGGAACGCCTCGCCCCGCAAGGCCGGCGACAGGCGCGGCACCAGCGACCGCTTCGTCCTGAAGTTCGCGAAGCCGATCTAA